GGCGGAGGATGGCGTCGCCTGCCGCTGTGGAAGGAGGCAACGCGGGCACTGCGCGCTTGGTTGGCTGTACGTGGGTCGCCCCCGACTCCCGAGGTCCTCTTGAATGCCCGCGGCGAGGCTCTCACCAGTTCGGGGTTTAGCAACAGGCAGCGCTGGTATGAGATGGAAAGGCTGCGAAATCCAAAGTTACTTCGGCTACTTTGGCGGCCCTCTGAAGGTTGGCTTCCCGGGCGCGGCCGTCGCCCGGCGTCGGCGGCTCACACCAGAGGGTCGCGGACCTGGAGAAACGGGAAGCGATGGAAGTCCGAGTCGCGGGTATAAATCCGCCGGATCCCGTGCTCGCGCATCAAGGCGGCCGTATGGACGTCATGGAACACGTTGCCGGCCAGCCCGGGCACCAGCCCTAGAACCTCCGCCACAACGTCCGCGTGCCGATCCGTCTCCACCAGGACCCGTAGTCCTGGCGACGCCAGCAGCGCTCTCACGAATCCCGCTGCCTCGACCGCCGTCCACGGCCGCTCCAACACTCGGGGATGCGTCACGATCCGCAGGAACTCGTAAACCACGCCCCAGGTGGTGTACCAGGGTGTCCGCTGGCGCCGCCACGCCTCCAGCAACTCCCGACAACGTGCATGCTCCGGAACGCTCCGGTTCGCCGCGTAGATCAGGACGTTCGTGTCCACGAGGAACACTAGCTAGCTAGCCCTCCATCACGTGCTCCAGCGCTTCCCGGTTGGCCAGATCGACCGCCGGGCGGCCGCCATCGAACGCGGGAAGCGGCGGAACCTCCCCGCCACCCGGCTCCGCCTCATCGAGCAGCCGCCGCAGCGCCTCCTCGACCAGCTCCGAGATCGTCCGTCCCCGGCGCGCAGCCTCGGCGCGCAGCCGCGCCATGACGGGGTCTGGAATCACCAGCGTCGTTTTCATATGGAAAACCATATGCTGGCTATGGCTTG
Above is a genomic segment from Gemmatimonadota bacterium containing:
- a CDS encoding ribbon-helix-helix protein, CopG family, whose product is MKTTLVIPDPVMARLRAEAARRGRTISELVEEALRRLLDEAEPGGGEVPPLPAFDGGRPAVDLANREALEHVMEG
- a CDS encoding PIN domain-containing protein, translating into MFLVDTNVLIYAANRSVPEHARCRELLEAWRRQRTPWYTTWGVVYEFLRIVTHPRVLERPWTAVEAAGFVRALLASPGLRVLVETDRHADVVAEVLGLVPGLAGNVFHDVHTAALMREHGIRRIYTRDSDFHRFPFLQVRDPLV